The genomic interval AAATAATTGTAAGGCCAGCGCCAAAATATGCTGTGCAAGCGCCGAATCTTGTACATCCAGCGCCCTGACAGACCGATGACAAGCGCATATAATTGTAAGGCCAGTGCCAAAATATGCTGTGCAAGCGCCGAATTTTGCACATCCAGCGCCCTGACCGACCAGTGCAAGCGCATATAATTGTAAGGCCAGCGCCAAAATATGCTGTGCAAGCGCCGAATTTTGTACATCCAGCGCCCTGACAGACCAGTGCAAGCGCATATAATTGTAAGGCCAGTGCCAAAATATGCTGTGCAAGTGCCAAATCTTGTACATCCAGCGCCCTGACGACCAGTGCAAGCGCATATAATTGTAAGGCCAGCGCCAAAATATGCTGTGCAAGCGCCGAATCTTGTACATCCAGCGCCCTGACCGACCAGTGCAAGCGCATATAATTGTAAGGCCAGTGCCAAAATATGCTGTGCAAGTGCCAAATCTTGCACATCCAGCGCCCTGACGACCAGTGCAAGCGCATATAATTGTAAGGCCAGCGCCAAAATATGCTGTGCAAGCGCCCCTTTGGGAGCTACACAATAAGAACTAATCATTATTCAAAAGCTGTTTTTCAGATTTTTGCTGGTTTGCAGATATGATTGCTTTATTTCGTTGTCGTCTAAGGTGGAAAGGATCGTTACACCATTCTTTCACCACAATGCCTTTCAACACTGGAACAGTACTACCGGGCATTCAAACCCAAACTGTAATTTTTTGAAGGACATGGTGAAAAGCAGCTCTCATCCCACATGGCAGAGATTGCCGTTAGCAATGCTGCGAAACGTGCCGATATTAAAAAGACCATTGCTCCTCATGTGCTCAGACACTGTATACCACTTCTGAAAGTAAGAAGAGAGTATACCTATTAGAAATAGCTACTCTCTATCTCCTTATCATACGTGTTTTTCTTGTCATTGATCAGTTATAAATATATAATTGAATACCTTCAGATATTAGTTGTTTGCTCAGCAGCATTTTGTTCAGACAGGTTAAAACGATTCAGATAAGAAAAATGTAATATCATCATAAGGAAAAGTATTAAAGTGCTTTATAATGTAACCAATGCAGAAATTATTCTTTTTTTGTTTATCGGTATATTTTTAATACCCGTCACAATCATTTGGATTTTCATATACAGAAAGTATAAAAAAACCGAAAAAGCATTATTAGAGAAGTCCAGGGAACTTGATAGTTTCTTTTCCTCATCAAGGGATCTTTTATGCATTGCTGACCTGCATGGGAATATAAAGAGAATAAATAAAGAATGGGAAACCACTCTTGGCTACAGACATGTAGATGTTCAGGATCATAAATTTTTTGAATTCATTCACCCGGAAGATTTACAGAATACTATCAGTGCAATAGATTCCCTCAGAAACAACAAACAGCTTTTGAACTTTGTAAACAGGTTCCGTGCCAAAGACGGATGTTATCGTTCTATCGAATGGCGTTCGGTTTCACATGAATCCATGATTTACGCCTCTGCCCGCGATGTAACTGAACAGCTCAGGGAGCGGGAATCTCTGCTTTTAACACAGTATATTCTGGACAGAGCGCCGGATAGTTGTATATGGCTCGACGATGAAGCCAATGTGATATATGTCAACCAAAAAGCGTGTATCTCTCTTGGATACACAAAAGAAGAGTTGCTTTCGAAGAAACTTTTTGATATTGATCCATGCTATTCAAGTTCTCAATTTGTCACCGACAAGGAGTCCCTTAAGCAAAAGAAATCTATGATTTTCGAAACAACACATCGAACCAAGGCTGGAGTGGATTTCCCTGTTGAAGTCAGTGTGAATTATTTTGAATACAAGGGTAAATTCTATAGTCTTACATTCGACAGGGACCTAACGGAGAGAAAGAAAGCAGAGGAACAGAGAAAACGAATTGAACAAAAGTTAAACCAGGTGCAAAGGATCCAATCTCTTGGCATATTAGCTGGTGGTATCGCTCACGATTTCAACAATATTCTAAGCGGACTTTTCGGGTTTATCGATCTTGCCCTTATGCAAAGTAATGATTCCTCTGTTAATAAAAACCTGTCAAATGCCTTGAGTGCTATTGAAAGAGCCCGGGGACTCTCTTCACAGCTACTCACCTTTTCAAAGGGCGGAGAACCAATTAGAAGGCCTGAAGACCTTTTCCCTTTTGTTAAAGATACAGTTCAATTTGCACTCAGTGGTTCAAATGTATCATGCACCTTCAGCAGCGAAAAACTACACACCTGCAATATCGATAAGAATCAAATTGGTCAGGTAATTAATAATCTAACAATCAACGCGCTGCAGGCAATGCCCGGAGGTGGTGTCCTTTCGATTACAGCTAAGAATGTCCTCTTAAGAGAGGATCAGAATCAGCCCCTTCCAAATGGGTTATATGTGCAGCTATCTTTTAGCGACACTGGTACAGGTATTCCAGAAGAGAAGTTACCGCACATTTTTGATCCCTTTTACACTACAAAGCCAAACGGACACGGACTGGGACTCTCAACTTGCTATTCTATAATCCATCGACATGGTGGCAGTATTGAGGTTGAATCAGAGACTGGTAAGGGGACAACTTTTAAAGTACTACTGCCAGCTACAAACGAGTCACCAACAATAACAGATCCGGAACAGAGAGTCATTCATAAAGGGTCAGGAATATTTATTATCATGGATGATGAGGAATTCATTCGATATTTTCTCAGTAGAATTATCGAAAGTTTCGGATATACGGTGCTATGTGCCAAAAATGGAAAGGAAGCAATAGACTTGTATACTGAGACAAACAAGAAAGGAAAGAAAGTCAGATCAATGATTTTCGATCTAACAGTTCCTAATGGTATGGGTGGGTATGAGGCGATACAGGAGATAAGAAAAGCAGATCCTGAAACACCTGTTTTTGTTTCAAGTGGCTATGCGGATGATCCAATCATGGCAAACCCCCGAAAATATGGTTTTACCGCCAGCATTTGCAAACCTTGCCAGACTAATGAACTGGCCCAAATACTTGATGAGTGCCTTATATAACAAAACAAACAGGAAGACCAAAATACCACAGCCCTAACGGACATTACTATACATTGTAATCATTTCACAATTTGTACAGAACCATAACGTCAAAATACCCCCCTAAAAGTTAATCTTTTCTCCCTGACATTTAATTATATTGCACTTCGGGAATTAAGGGTGCTTTTCAGATTTTTTTGGAGGATACAATGAGAATTATTTTGACAATTCTGGCTATTACCACTCTTACAGCCGGACAAACCATACCCGTTCCGCTCGAAGATGGTGAAGGTACCAGACCTTCAGGAGTTACTATAAGCGGGACACCCCCTGGTCAGATACGACTTACCACAGGTTACAGGACTCAGATTGGAGATGAACGTCCGTTTTCATTATTGTCAGGTGAAATTTCAGAAGAAAGTATGGTCCTGAAAACAGGTGATAAGCTTGCGGAGGGGAAGATAGGATGGGGATTTGGTGTTGCCCTTGAAACTTCAGTTCAAAACCCATTTCATTTCTCCATTGGCTTTGATGGACAGTACGGAACGTTCGATTATGTTTCATTTTCAATTGGAGCGGGATACAATTATCAGCTTATAAGTAACAAGCTTTGGGCTCAGGTAAAATCGGACTTTTTGTTGGGCAAGATAAATTTTGAATTAGGTAATCTGCCAGATGTGTCGGGAAACACTAATATACTGGGGAGCACTTTCACGGGAAAAAACATAAATACAACTATAAGTGCCGGTACCATTATGGTCCGTCCGGAGCTTAACATTTTTCTGAGATTACGGCCCAGGGGGCTTTTGATGTTTGGTAGTGGATATCAGTTACCATTGTCAAAGCCAGAGTTCAAAGTAATATTTGAAGGAAAAGACATCTCCAATGAGGAAATAAGTGAGAATACATCATTGACATCTTCAGAGGTTTCCTTAGTATTGGATGAGAAGAAGGTGAACACAATTGACATATCACCCAAAGGTCTGGTTCTGAGTATCTCCTGGATATTTGAACTTTAGGAGGAAAATTAAATGAAAAAAATTTTTTCTAACATTATAAGGTCTGTGTGCACACTTTTAATTGGAACTGCATGTTTGGGATGTGCTCTTGGCGGCAGAAGTGCTGATGTTAGTCTGACTTATGTCAGTTATCCAGAAACCTCTTTTATCGGAATAACAAATATTGCAGTAATGCCGTTTGATGACGGGTCTTTGCAGCGCGAACGGGATTTTTGGTCTTTTTGGAGCATATTGGAAACACACTATCAAAGAAATTCTCTCCCCATACTGCTTGCCGAAAACCTGTCAACAAATCTAATTCAAAGCGGAGAATTCAATGTTTTTGACAGAAGCATGGTGAGCGAGAACAGCAATCTCGATATGGTTATAAGCGGACTGATAACCAGCAGAGATGTTTCCTATGATGTTGAACGCAGAACCAGTACTGATAGCCAGGGTAACAGAAGAACAACCTACAGGGGTTCACTAAAGGGACTACTTTCAGTAAATTACCGTTTCATCAACCCTGAAACCGGACAAATCATACACAGCCTCAGCCTTGAGACCAATCACACCCAAAACTCAAGAGGCAACACTTACTCCGAAGCCAGAAATCGTTTGGCAGATGAAAACACAGTACTGAGGGATTTAGTTCAGAGGTCAAACTGGAAATTCATGGGCATGTTTGTACCGCGTGAAATAACTGCAAACTA from Chitinispirillum alkaliphilum carries:
- a CDS encoding PAS/PAC sensor hybrid histidine kinase, whose translation is MLYNVTNAEIILFLFIGIFLIPVTIIWIFIYRKYKKTEKALLEKSRELDSFFSSSRDLLCIADLHGNIKRINKEWETTLGYRHVDVQDHKFFEFIHPEDLQNTISAIDSLRNNKQLLNFVNRFRAKDGCYRSIEWRSVSHESMIYASARDVTEQLRERESLLLTQYILDRAPDSCIWLDDEANVIYVNQKACISLGYTKEELLSKKLFDIDPCYSSSQFVTDKESLKQKKSMIFETTHRTKAGVDFPVEVSVNYFEYKGKFYSLTFDRDLTERKKAEEQRKRIEQKLNQVQRIQSLGILAGGIAHDFNNILSGLFGFIDLALMQSNDSSVNKNLSNALSAIERARGLSSQLLTFSKGGEPIRRPEDLFPFVKDTVQFALSGSNVSCTFSSEKLHTCNIDKNQIGQVINNLTINALQAMPGGGVLSITAKNVLLREDQNQPLPNGLYVQLSFSDTGTGIPEEKLPHIFDPFYTTKPNGHGLGLSTCYSIIHRHGGSIEVESETGKGTTFKVLLPATNESPTITDPEQRVIHKGSGIFIIMDDEEFIRYFLSRIIESFGYTVLCAKNGKEAIDLYTETNKKGKKVRSMIFDLTVPNGMGGYEAIQEIRKADPETPVFVSSGYADDPIMANPRKYGFTASICKPCQTNELAQILDECLI